The genomic DNA TGCGGATCCGGGGCTGGCCGAAAGACTTCCGAGATGACATTGGTATCAAGAATGATCATTCAAATTCCACCCAACGCGCGACGTCATTGCGTTCAGGAACATTGAACTCCGCGATCCCCCCGGCCGCCTGCCCCGCGGCCAGCAAGGCCATTCCGACATGGGGCCGCCGGGCGGCCGCAGTGAGAATGGCTCGGACCTCGGCCTCCATTGACCGGCCGTGCTCCTTTGCTTGAGCAGCCAGCCGCTCCTTCACGCCAGGGTCGAGCCCCCGGACCACTATGGATGACATCTAGAACCACCTCCCGTGCTATCAGGGATGATAGCAGCCGAAGCTTGGCCCCCGTCGCAACCCACCCACCACCCTTGCTCAGCAGACCCGCGTCACGGAAGGATGAACCATGCAGTCAACCGAGCGTTGCATGCCCGTCGGTAAC from Falsarthrobacter nasiphocae includes the following:
- a CDS encoding FitA-like ribbon-helix-helix domain-containing protein, which encodes MSSIVVRGLDPGVKERLAAQAKEHGRSMEAEVRAILTAAARRPHVGMALLAAGQAAGGIAEFNVPERNDVARWVEFE